One window of the Pseudomonas knackmussii B13 genome contains the following:
- a CDS encoding universal stress protein encodes MIRSILYATDLGLYAPYVLQHALSLTRAYSAELYVVHAVEPMGLFADSVLQTYLDSETLAELRASGMQTVMGNIEKRVMEGFRDELGELQPDAGLIRSVRVMLGDPPMVILEEAQRLGVDLIVAGSHSHGDGLNTPLGRTAARVVQLAEVPVYLVPMLQHR; translated from the coding sequence ATGATCCGCTCCATTCTCTATGCCACCGATCTTGGTCTTTACGCGCCTTACGTCCTGCAACACGCCTTGTCGCTGACTCGCGCTTATTCGGCTGAACTCTATGTAGTACATGCGGTAGAGCCGATGGGGCTGTTCGCCGATTCGGTGCTGCAGACCTATCTGGATAGCGAAACCCTGGCCGAGCTGCGCGCTTCGGGGATGCAGACGGTGATGGGCAATATCGAGAAGCGGGTGATGGAAGGCTTTCGCGATGAACTGGGCGAGCTGCAGCCGGACGCAGGGCTGATCCGCTCGGTGCGCGTGATGCTGGGCGACCCGCCCATGGTGATCCTCGAAGAGGCGCAGCGCCTGGGTGTGGACCTGATCGTCGCGGGCAGCCACAGCCACGGAGACGGGCTCAATACGCCCCTGGGGCGAACCGCCGCGCGCGTGGTGCAACTGGCCGAGGTGCCGGTGTACCTGGTGCCGATGCTCCAGCATCGTTGA
- the cysB gene encoding HTH-type transcriptional regulator CysB, producing MKLQQLRYIWEVAHHDLNVSATAQSLYTSQPGISKQIRLLEDELGVEVFARSGKHLTRVTPAGERIITTAGEILRKVESIKQIAQEFSNEKKGTLSIATTHTQARYALPGVIGSFIKQYPDVSLHMHQGTPMQIAEMAADGTVDFAIATEALELFGDLIMMPCYRWNRCVIVPQGHPLTKVPKLTLELLAEQPIVTYVFGFTGRSKLDEAFNQRGLQPKVVFTAADADVIKTYVRLGLGVGIVAHMAVDPKLDSDLVMLDASHLFESSITKIGFRRGTFLRGFMCDFIEKFAPHLTRDLLAKAVQCHNKTELDELFEGIELPVY from the coding sequence ATGAAGCTTCAGCAACTGCGCTATATCTGGGAAGTCGCGCACCACGATCTGAACGTGTCCGCCACGGCGCAGAGCCTGTACACCTCGCAGCCGGGCATCAGCAAGCAGATCCGCCTGCTCGAAGACGAACTCGGCGTCGAAGTCTTCGCCCGCAGCGGCAAGCACCTTACCCGCGTCACGCCGGCCGGCGAGCGCATCATCACGACCGCCGGGGAGATCCTGCGCAAGGTCGAGAGCATCAAGCAGATCGCCCAGGAGTTCTCCAACGAGAAGAAGGGCACGCTGTCCATCGCCACCACCCACACCCAGGCGCGCTATGCGCTGCCTGGCGTGATCGGCAGCTTCATCAAGCAGTACCCGGATGTGTCGCTGCACATGCACCAGGGCACGCCCATGCAGATCGCCGAGATGGCTGCTGACGGCACCGTCGACTTTGCCATCGCCACCGAGGCCCTGGAGCTGTTCGGCGACCTGATCATGATGCCCTGCTATCGCTGGAATCGTTGCGTGATCGTGCCCCAGGGCCACCCGCTGACCAAGGTGCCGAAGCTGACCCTGGAACTGCTGGCCGAACAGCCGATCGTTACCTACGTGTTCGGCTTCACCGGCCGTTCGAAGCTGGACGAGGCTTTCAACCAGCGCGGCCTGCAGCCCAAGGTGGTGTTCACCGCGGCCGACGCCGACGTGATCAAGACCTACGTGCGCCTGGGCCTGGGCGTGGGCATCGTGGCGCACATGGCGGTCGATCCCAAGCTCGACAGCGACCTGGTGATGCTAGACGCTAGCCACCTGTTCGAGTCCAGCATCACCAAGATCGGCTTCCGCCGCGGCACCTTCCTGCGCGGTTTCATGTGCGACTTCATCGAGAAGTTCGCACCGCACCTGACCCGTGACCTGCTGGCCAAGGCGGTGCAATGCCACAACAAGACGGAGCTGGACGAACTGTTCGAAGGCATCGAGTTGCCGGTCTACTGA
- a CDS encoding phosphatase PAP2 family protein encodes MQSPHLVSSSSLLEHLNHQVFLAINAGPDTPTWLLGCARFVATVPLFLLPPLLLGLWCWGDRAKRGALLRALSVTVVALLMGFLIGALWPHPRPFAIGLGHAWLQHADNASFPSDHLTIFASVALSLLFDDAYLLGAALGLVGLAVGYARVYLGIHFPLDMLGALAVSAVGNSLVWVLWQRHGAPLTQQAENLYRRCLAPAIARGWVRD; translated from the coding sequence ATGCAAAGCCCTCACCTCGTGTCCTCGTCCAGCCTGCTGGAGCACCTCAACCACCAGGTCTTCCTGGCTATCAACGCCGGCCCCGACACGCCGACCTGGCTGCTGGGCTGCGCCCGTTTCGTGGCGACGGTGCCGCTCTTCCTGTTGCCGCCGCTCCTGCTTGGCCTCTGGTGCTGGGGAGACCGCGCAAAGCGCGGTGCTCTGCTGCGAGCGCTTTCGGTCACCGTCGTTGCCCTGCTGATGGGATTCCTGATCGGCGCTCTCTGGCCGCATCCACGCCCCTTCGCCATCGGCCTGGGGCACGCCTGGCTGCAGCATGCGGACAATGCCTCCTTCCCCAGTGACCACCTCACCATCTTCGCCAGCGTGGCCCTGAGCCTACTGTTCGACGATGCCTACCTGCTGGGCGCAGCGCTTGGGCTGGTTGGCCTGGCGGTCGGATATGCACGGGTCTACCTGGGCATCCACTTCCCGCTCGACATGCTCGGCGCCCTGGCCGTATCGGCCGTCGGCAACAGCCTGGTCTGGGTGCTCTGGCAACGTCACGGCGCGCCCCTCACACAGCAGGCGGAGAATCTGTATCGGCGCTGCCTGGCACCCGCCATAGCGCGAGGTTGGGTACGAGACTGA